A region from the Aphis gossypii isolate Hap1 chromosome 1, ASM2018417v2, whole genome shotgun sequence genome encodes:
- the LOC114122001 gene encoding LOW QUALITY PROTEIN: uncharacterized protein LOC114122001 (The sequence of the model RefSeq protein was modified relative to this genomic sequence to represent the inferred CDS: inserted 1 base in 1 codon): MPNRSGTFFDYYKLPGPWYNVKYTIYYWVFTVIKTILHLFNIHTKHGKPEDNDGPHKLNEIIGYDATWIGGTTPDGKWIIFALDRRNDNKMSIGYVCLKIPGIGHLSTPMYPNSMDNALGNSXNSFALDKFTLSVIEPLRKWKLNFEGKMMFVNGPEVSAHVKITAEWTSHHDVWLLNRDLSSESFADSFALENWSKFSSAFFDRSKDNVVHWEQFGRVDANVEIDRIGIEIRNAATVRDRSFGKIRDFTAIHRYYYITMFMENGRSLVITVVCHKKTFSRLFFGFISNDDGTNSNIDWTDLNIYQFGENGRVIEELCFLIRIGKFVHTVQIVCDNQHWYRLEKGVVRCEQIGDCLVDHVPGKCMIQSLYSETSLRAKTFCKSLNYLDKNY, encoded by the exons ATGCCTAATCGGTCGGGGACTTTTTTCGACTACTATAAACTACCGGGACCTTGGTACAATgtcaaatatacaatttattactgGGTTTTCACCGTGATTAAG acgaTTTTGCATTTATTCAACATCCATACTAAACATGGTAAACCGGAGGACAACGACGGGCCACACAAACTCaatgaaattatt GGTTATGATGCTACTTGGATTGGAGGTACCACGCCTGATGGTAAATGGATCATATTCGCGCTCGATAGgcgaaatgataataaaatgtccATAGGATATGTGTGTTTAAag ATTCCAGGGATCGGGCACCTATCAACTCCGATGTATCCCAATTCCATGGATAACGCGTTGGGAAACA TGAACAGTTTTGCTTTAGACAAATTCACTTTGTCGGTGATCGAACCTCTTCGAAAATGGAAATTAAATTTCGAAGGTAAAATGAT gtttGTAAACGGACCAGAAGTTTCGGCCCACGTAAAGATTACGGCCGAATGGACGAGCCATCATGACGTGTGGTTACTAAATCGAGATTTGAGCAGCGAGTCGTTTGCAGACTCATTCGCGCTGGAAAATTGGAGCAAGTTCTCCTCGGCCTTTTTCGATCG TTCCAAAGACAACGTGGTGCACTGGGAGCAGTTCGGTCGAGTGGATGCAAACGTCGAAATAGACAGGATCGGGATCGAAATTCGCAACGCGGCGACCGTCAGGGACAGGAGCTtcg GTAAAATTCGAGATTTTACAGCAATACacagatattattacataactatGTTCATGGAAAACGGCCGGTCATTGGTGATAACAGTGGTTTGTCATAAAAAGACGTTTTCGCG gtTGTTTTTTGGATTTATCAGCAACGATGACGGTACCAACTCCAACATCGATTGGActgatttgaatatatatcAATTCGGTGAAAACGGCAGAGTGATCGAAGAACtgtgttttttaataagaatag GTAAATTCGTGCACACGGTACAAATCGTGTGTGACAACCAACACTGGTATCGACTGGAAAAGGGAGTAGTGAGATGTGAACAAATAGGTGACTGCTTGGTCGACCACGTGCCCGGCAAGTGTATGATCCAGTCGCTGTACAGCGAAACTTCGCTGAGGGCGAAAACGTTTTGCAAATCGttgaattatttagataaaaattattaa
- the LOC114122000 gene encoding vesicular glutamate transporter 1-like, with protein sequence MAPTLPEWASIVKNKVLRLFQDPNQQQYDEFEFANKSHLEKSSIPYTEDYSGSGEFGLQSPTESLASPVRPPLRHIDKYIKPEIPNISKRYTIAILTCVGFMISFGMRCNMSMAKLKFHIGSDDDNDAQNNITTTTAHTPLGNTPIHERPINWSLGSFVAIEMSFFCGYLITQVPGGFLASMYPANRVFGIAIAMSSCLNLLVPSATEIEKSFYVIVIRMFQGLVEGVTYPACHGIWRHWAPPLERSRLATIALCGSYAGVVVGMPLSGTLIDWFSWEAPFYVYGVLGLIWYVFWLWLCFEKPSLHPTISARELNYIESSLGAAKQSAAPTILNTPWKEFFTSMPVYAIIVANFCRSWNFYLLVLFQASYLHSFNFEVSATGYIGALPHLLMTIVVPLGGLLADHLRKNGILSTTAVRKIFNCGGFGMEATFFLVLANARTPLMATIALTCGVAFSGFAISGFNVNHLDIAPRYASILMGISNGIGTIAGLLCPIAINIIIRHKTRQSWSEVFILAAVIHYIGVIFYGIFASGELQPWAEPKVEEDQQMDEVNVDKKSKLSSYGSVEQSSGKGFVNAGLNTKSSAGDAEPAPPTDNPTNPFLAKPAVAATNPFVTSE encoded by the exons ccCAAATCAACAACAGTACGATGAATTCGAATTTGCAAACAAATCACATTTAGAAAAGTCTTCCATTCc ctACACTGAAGATTATTCAGGTAGTGGTGAATTCGGTCTACAAAGTCCTACCGAGTCGTTGGCTTCGCCCGTTCGTCCGCCACTTAGACACATCGATAAATACATCAAACCGGAAATACCGAATATCAGCAAAAGATATACAATAGCTATACTAACATGCGTCg GTTTCATGATCTCATTTGGAATGCGGTGCAATATGTCAATGGCCAAACTGAAATTTCACATAGGATCCGAT GACGATAACGATGCTCAGAACAATATCACCACGACTACAGCGCACACGCCTTTGGGTAACACGCCGATTCACGAACGGCCG atcaACTGGTCCCTTGGGTCGTTTGTCGCCATCGAGATGTCATTCTTTTGCGGATATCTGATCACCCAAGTGCCCGGCGGTTTTCTGGCGTCCATGTATCCGGCAAACag AGTGTTCGGGATCGCTATTGCCATGTCGTCCTGTTTGAATCTATTGGTGCCTTCGGCGACGGAGATCGAGAAATCTTTCTACGTAATAGTCATCAGGATGTTTCAAGGACTGGTAGAG GGTGTTACGTATCCAGCTTGTCACGGGATTTGGAGACATTGGGCGCCGCCGTTGGAAAGATCGCGTCTCGCCACAATAGCCCTTTGCGGTTCGTACGCGGGCGTGGTGGTCGGCATGCCGCTGTCCGGTACTCTAATCGACTGGTTCAGTTGGGAGGCACCGTTTTACGTATACG GAGTGTTGGGGTTGATATGGTATGTGTTCTGGCTGTGGCTGTGCTTCGAGAAGCCGAGCCTCCACCCCACCATATCGGCCAGAGAGTTGAACTACATCGAATCGTCGTTGGGCGCCGCCAAACAGTCTGCCGCGCCGACAATTCTCAACACGCCTTGGAAAGAATTTTTCACCTCCATGCCTGTGTACGCCATTATAGTCGCTAACTTTTGTCGGTCCTGGAACTTTTACCTCCTCGTGCTGTTCCAAGCGTCGTACCTGCACTCATTCAACTTTGAAGTGTCTGCA ACTGGTTATATCGGCGCTCTACCTCATCTGCTGATGACCATAGTGGTGCCCCTTGGAGGTCTGCTGGCCGATCACTTACGGAAAAACGGTATTCTGTCCACAACTGCTGTCAGGAAGATTTTCAACTGCGGTGGTTTCGGCATGGAAGCCACGTTTTTCCTGGTGTTGGCGAACGCTCGCACGCCACTTATGGCCACGATTGCCTTGACATGCGGCGTGGCGTTCAGCGGGTTCGCCATTTCCG GGTTCAACGTTAATCATTTGGACATTGCGCCGAGATATGCCAGTATATTGATGGGCATATCGAACGGAATCGGAACGATAGCCGGACTCCTGTGTCCAATTGCGATCAACATCATCATCAGACACAAg ACAAGGCAGAGCTGGAGTGAGGTCTTCATACTGGCAGCAGTGATTCACTACATTGGAGTGATATTCTATGGCATATTCGCTTCGGGAGAATTGCAACCATGGGCCGAGCCAAAGGTTGAAGAAGATCAACAAATGGATGAG GTGAACGTCGACAAGAAGAGTAAGCTATCGTCGTACGGTTCGGTCGAACAGTCGTCGGGCAAGGGGTTCGTGAACGCTGGTCTGAACACCAAGAGCAGCGCCGGCGATGCCGAACCAGCGCCGCCGACCGACAACCCGACAAATCCGTTTCTGGCCAAGCCCGCCGTCGCCGCCACCAATCCGTTCGTTACGTCCGAATGA